In Eschrichtius robustus isolate mEscRob2 chromosome 2, mEscRob2.pri, whole genome shotgun sequence, a single window of DNA contains:
- the LOC137759089 gene encoding cornifin-B-like, which yields MRRPAAAVARERGPERAPEPEPERERGNDADALVGGRGHAPRPCGPTPADPRTPPPLYPEDPPDPSPRSPYTQTSDPRRPLHAVSRTPRTPQSGPFPVDPCTPDSAAPLTPALRPHCPSSSLTPTH from the exons ATGCGGAGGCCGGCGGCGGCAGTGGCGCGGGAGCGGGGGCCCGAGCGGGcgccggagccggagccggagcgCGAACGGG GTAACGACGCGGACGCCCTTGTCGGCGGCCGCGGCCACGCGCCCCGGCCCTGCGGCCCCACCCCCGCGGACCCCCGGACCCCGCCGCCCTTATATCCCGAGGACCCCCCAGATCCGTCACCCCGCAGCCCCTACACCCAGACTTCGGACCCCCGCAGACCACTGCACGCCGTGTCCCGCACCCCGCGGACCCCACAGTCCGGACCCTTTCCTGTGGACCCCTGCACTCCCGACTCTGCTGCCCCACTGACTCCTGCACTGCGACCCCACTGCCCCTCCAGCTCACTGACCCCCACACACTAG